The DNA sequence GTTGCAGGCAGCGTATGGAcgggagaggtatttataatattgaattttagttagttgttaattatactttatcattgaaatttgttttcctttaaaaGATGATGTTAATGAATTGTGtgttcctttatacttcaattcaggagcgtCCTGAGTTGAAGTTATCCTCTCACGGGAGGAAGGTGCATAGTTTAGGCAGGCCTGTTCCTGCCATTGAGGGGCTAGTTGTTGGGACATGACTAAGTCCTCTGATCGCATGTTCGATAAACACTTGCGATCGGGGACTTTTGTTGTCGTTTATCGAGCGGTGGCACCGGGAGACTTCTAGTTTCCATCTCCCTATGAGAGAGGTGACGATCACGCTAGACGATGCGGTACAGATGCTGGTGGAGTTATTGATGGTCACTGCAGAGGCTGCCAGGGCTGAAACAGGGCAATGTCGTGGACCGTATGTACGCCTGCAATGGATACGTGATATCTATCAACGTCGATGCCAGGCCAGACATTGGACAGCTGCGGCTCGCAcgtttcatcttcatcttctgggttgcactctttttgctaacaagagtgcaacccatGTTCATGTTGTGTTTTTGGAGGCCCTTCGTGACCTCAGTTAGACTAGGAGGTACGCCTGGGGAGTAGTTGCGCTGGTGCATATGTACGACCACCTGAATGATGCTTTTATCAGCACCAGTCGACAGTTTGGTGATTACATCACGCTGTTGTAGGTAACAAACATGTTTTTGATTCGTTGAGATTCAACAATGTttaacttgaaatttttttagactttcattattaatttttatgattttcatgtTATCTCTGTAGTGCTGGATATACGAGCACTTTCCCTCAATCGCGGAGTCTACTGTTGATCCAAACTACGACGAGGATTCACCGCGTGCCTGTAGTTGGATTGCTACGAAGAAGACCGTGAAGAGCATACGTACACTGATGTACAGGGAACGCCTGGACCGACTCCGGATTTCAGATGTCTGTTGGATCCCATATGGGGAGCACCGACCGGTCCAAGACTTCCATATGATTTCATGTTATTCCGGTCTGCTGCGCTGGGGGCTCGTTTTTGTGTATTACCGATCAGAGAGGGTCATGCGGTAGTTTGGATACACCCAGACCAGTCCTGCTCCACCTGTCGATTCATGGGTGTTGTTTGATGATACACACGATAGGTGGATGCACTATTCGGACCATATGGCTGCAACATGTGACATCTGTGTTTTGCCAGGGCAGTGTGCCAGTGACTACATGGACTGGTTCTTCCGTATTTCACATCCATTCATGACACCGGGCCAGCCATCAGATCCTCTGGCAGATGGTCATGCTACGCAGCCCAGAGTTATCCTTTAGGATCCAGAGACAGATATTCGTCCGATCACGAAGCCAGCAGTACCGTCGACATCTGCAAGGTCGGATGTCGACGACCcgagacatgcagtggtaagtgttactaataatttacgtcatttacgtcaattttttcatagtaattatctaatttgttttttgtatttaacaGGAAGCTTGTGATGCGATTGCGAAAAGGTTGGAGCGCCATCTCAACCTAGGGGTGGTCACGCTAGGCACATCGACACATGAGGTGATCGAAGAATGCCTCAAGATTGTCATGAGTGTCATAAAAGACCAACTAGTATATGTTAGGTCTCGACGCAGGCGGCGCACGGATCAGTCGTAGTTTATTTACAcattttatattgaaattcgATGTATATACATTTATTGTACTTGAACCAATTTCAttagtaatgttagttttatttatttccatttttgttGTTCAAAGACCTTGGTCAATCTTTACAAAGTTtaatgaacaaaaataataaatatggaaaatattatagtataaaattattataaattataaaatttatttccatttattgtactaatatatataaaattttaaaaatagattatataatatattaataatataaaaatattataaattataaattcaacACCCATGCATAACACGGAATATTACGCTAATATTGTCGAATATGTTTGCCTCACATTCACATCAATGATTGTGTATTCTAGTTAAAGAAAAGGCTAAAACATTGACATAAGTATATTAAATCCTTCAAAAGCAATTTATTCCACAGTTAAAGTATATGTAAAATACGATAGCTTTGCACATAGcaactatatatattaaatcaaaaCTTAGAACATTCATTTTACCCTAGAAGCCTGAAGTCACCACGTTCAGTAGTTGAAGCATTATACATTATATTGAATTAATAATTGactcatataatttatttattttcttaatttccaTATTTTACATTAGAGTTAAATATACTttgttaactattttttatcagttcaacattaaattatttttaatttatgacgaaatatattttaattaaattttaattttatagtagtttcttttaaaaaaatgaactacTTGAGTTTAAATAATTTGTCTAATTGGAATCTTAaccattaattgttatttttcgtttgttgtacttgttttttttatatttaaaataaatttgcaacaccgacaaaaagtaaaagtaatacaaatcaaatttaacaGAGAACAACAAGTCGTCTTCCATAAACTGTTAGGTACTTGAATGGGAACTGGAGTATTCTGATTTTTAACGTTTGAAAATCACAACCGTTAGGTACTTGAATGGGAACTAGAGTGGAAGCctgaaaacaaacaccattaTCGTTGTGAATAATGAATCCATTTGGAAAATAAAACCTAATATGGATGAAGGACGTAACAAATATACAAAAACACATAAATGTAATGTGAAAATCCAATTCAAAACGATCAGTCattataaattacatgttcaatcATCATTTATGTGAAGATAGTCTCTCTTGAACATCACGAAACTCTTGTAatgctgcattctactaatatatagaGTTGGCCACTGTTTCGCCCGAGGATGACAAttgctagaccataacaatgcCACAAGCGGTAAAGGACAacgttcttttaaataaacctgttgtacatggGAAAAAAGTGttaactcaatcctacaaaactcattgcataaatataaaaaagcacttcatatctacaatgtacctcaacaaaatgattgtcatacacatgatcgatacaaattatacgatgcaatgaagaatttgccagcggttgacttctaagaggaaagaatgtcatgctttgttgtttagACAAGGATACAATGATTACATTGTATCTTTGATGCAATGGCATGTACCATgtccgttatatccatccacttatccgTAGTCAcctaaatgaaacaaatatacacaTCAAACTTAATTGTAAAGTTAAGTattaaaaagcaaaaacataagttacataccttggttaacccatcaacatctagtgacatccttaattcctcaaatctcttCGTGCCACCAAAGAGCCGGGTATAGTCTTCTGAGAATTTCCCAAGTTCTTTAAGAAGATGGTAGCGGACCACCGACCAAGAGTCTTCATCCATACCTAATAAACCGACAActgaccgatatccacagttatcatcagctttgacatcaacaatctTATCAATGGAGTCGTGCATAAATGGCTGAAACTGATCCAACATGGGCATCATCGTTCTTTGATTCGGTTGCTCAGAGGATAATGTAGTACGCCTCACCGAAGAATTGCTATTTTGCATAGATTCAAAGGCAtctacatactcccagtaagatagATCACACTTTGTTGACCTTGGGTTCCTGCTCATAGGTTTCTTCGGTGCCTGCTTTATGTTAACCTttgctggaggaggacacatcgaATTCTGATCAGGGTATGAAATTTCCCAAAGTTTAGTCTTCAGAGTAAacttgccacaaacatcaagttcttcgAATCTTTTGGATATTGTTTCTATTTCTGCCTTGATGCTCACTTCGAGCTTAGATAACCTTTGGTCAAAAAACTTAGTCTcctccaaaacatatggattgaatccagtgggatgcaaccaccaacatatttggatagctcagaagcacaaggaagaccaagcGTGGTTCTCACCACACAACCACAACTTGAAGGATTCTTGCAAGCGTAGTCAACACGCTTTAATTCAAcaacaatctgatttaaagcataccttgaaaccattccaagaagCCTCATGTATATGGTTTTTTTGAAGACATGTCCAACGACATttgtacttgtttcaaatgatgcttTAATCTCCATGTGCTGCAACgtaatcatgttgttcatgacaTCCCACACACTGCAtaagtctccaaggctattttgtaacaatctttttaaagacgagtgagcagattcaaccctacatttcaaatacacaaataacaataaacatatacaacaatacaattccatcaattcatcaacgttaatagaaatagttgaacaatttcatacctgtttgttgttgtgtttcttaagtgcatcaccttattagtccaagcggaaacaaatttttccttgtgtggtattatccatgtttccttgacatagtcaacaaacattagTCAAGGTAAGCAAGTCATTTCGAACTTTTTCAGGCATTCATCAAACTGTTGTTCTGAAGGACAATCAATTAGACATCCCCAACAatccatgacataatcccaaacattttttttcccaattagtgatttacatttggcattcacattcttgtttatgtgaaagctgcacaacaaatttgtacaaTCAAGGAATACAaccttcactgcattcatcaatgcttgGTCTCTTTTAGTGACAATAACTCTAAGGAGGGCATCACGCTTTAGAAAAAGGCCTCGGAAGCGTTGTAAAGCCCAGACCACATTATTAACGTGTTCACCCTCCACATATGCAAAACCGgtagagaatgtcatcccagtcggtgtcaccccaacaaaatcgagCAATGGGAGTCTATAccggtttgttttgtaggtgttgtctatcaaaaacaccaaattacatgTGTTGACTAACTTCACTGCATCAGGGTGACACTGTGGAAGCAAaactttccaagtttattttgatgatgccaaaagactcaagtcaagaatcaatagtcaaacaagttttaagaatcaaagagtccttcaatcaagaatcaagattcaagagaagactcaagatatgcaagaacttcaagaaaagcatcaagataagtataaaaagattttttcaaaagaaaagattgaatagcacaattttgttcaagagaatttttcgaagaaaatcttttaccaagatttttactctctggtaatcgattaccagaagacagtaatcgattatcagtagtcaacattcttttcaaactgatttacaaagcagtaatcaattactatgatcatgtaatcgattaccaatgtttttgaacgttgagatttcaaatttcaagagtcacaacttgtgataaaacattttcaaacttgtgtaatcaattacacaatatatgtaatcgattaccagtgtttctaaatgttttgatttttaaatttaaacatgaagagtcgcatctgttgatgtgtaatcgattacactatgatggtaatcgattaccagtgacttattttgaaaaataaattaccaaaagtcacaattcttaaagtgactaatttctgaaaattttttaagagtcacaacttttaaagtgactagttttcaaaaagagtcaacttttaaagtgactagtttttcaaaagagtcacaacttttaaagtgactagttttaaagaaatttcctagagtcacaaactttaacttgagtcatcaaatgactataaatatgtgaccatggcatgaatttcaaaaaCAGATTCCTTTCATTCTAAAAGAGATTCCTTTCATTCTAAAATAGATTCCTTTAGTCaggacacattaataattaattcaacctcccccttcttaattattccgaggccacttgatccaacagacaccaaaagatatcacgaacaacgtcttcatcctttattctgtgtcaatgaatatactgatcacgtttaagaagcttcatcagatgttgcatttcaatatcgcttcctcttatggaagaacgaaatgcacttcttgcattgtatatatgtttaatggtcgtacaactattggcattgtgttccttcaaagtcagcagaatgtttcttggcttcaccatggacttcgtcatatcagcaataactGTTTTTTCAGCTTTAGTCAATTGCCctgcatatggatgtccaactaataagttggccaattcatgattatgcactacacaaatcaacttcaccatccagccttctcctccaaccactggcttgtaacgaagcttgaagggacacccacatttcctattcccagtgtctcttctgataaattattttttcctacaCCTATACCCGTCACTCCTTTCAcagccaattaacacaaacgaaGTCCTTCCTGTACTACCTGTGTTTGTGTCCGACCTTATAATCACCGCCACAAATCCGTATTCATGAGCAACGGATCAAGCCTATCGCAAAACATCCTCTCGGCTGTCAAACACCTACAAAGCAATccacataatttaagttttctaccagtattcattttattaaatcactcACAAACATGAACATTAtaacctgagaagtattgaacacatcgaaacaatcaacatgtggttcattcacaccacatgCTTCTTTATTTTGATAATCCATATCCGCTTCTTCAGACATTATACTTTCATACATCCACTGATCTTTGTCCATCTAaccaacttaaataaaaaatgaccatacaaacaaattaataattaaaaaaatgaaacttaattaaaaaaccataaaattttaaaaaacattactcttacggatcaacttgatccgtaataGGATTTTATCAACctacttacggatcaacttgattcataagtaacttccggatcaacttgatccgtaatagatttatggatcaacttgatccgccaGCTGATTTGAAACAcgtacggatcaacttgatccgtcagtcttttatggatcaagttgattcgtaagtgacttacggatcaagttgatgcGTACGTGTCCCATAACAACTgtcggatcaagttgatccgtaaatcTATTACAGATCAAGTTAATCCGTAACTGATCCGTACGTCCCCGACAAAGGCACCACCATCTACGTACCTCGTATGTCATCGACGACCACCGCAACGCTCAACACCAGTAGCTTCACCTTCACCGCACCTAACCATTCACAATGAACCGATGAACCGGAGACAATGCCGCACCAAAAACAGAAAACGAGAGAAATAGAAGCAACAAAAATGGCGTACGGTGCATTTTCGGGAAAAAATGTTTACAATGAAGAAAGAAGCCAGAGGCATTCTtgccatttaaaaaaattgttgggtgcacctagcaacaccccaaCTACTGTGTGTAAATGGGCTTGATTAGAAAATGGCCTTGCCTCTTGAGaaaaccttaagaaaaaggCCTTGGCTCCAACAAGAGGTACTGAGATACTTGCTTCAACCTAAAAAACACTTGCTAATTATTTGTTTTGGTGCATGTTAAATGCATTAGGGacacacaaaaacaaataatgagGTATGTTAAGTAATACCCAAAACATTTTCAGTTGAGTTTTAacctaagaagaaaaaaaaatctctttcagTTTCATgatatttgtaatttgtaatatcaagattattaatatttttagctATGTTTTTTAAAGGTTAATGTTGATGGttagtttattagttttttaaaactgTTTAACTTTAAGCATGTGTATGatttgttattgtttatttattgtaaacTCATGTTTATATATGTCATTGGACATTTTCAATGGCATTTGCAATGAATGTTCCTTTGACAAAACAAAAGACTACCAATGTGTTTGTTTCaagatttaaaatattcaatttttttttgttatgaatcATAACAATatattctcatatatatatatatatatatatatatatatatatatatatatatatatatatatagtgattGTATTCTATGATATTATTCATGCTCACAAGAGTAACActatcttattttattcttagtCTTATAGCTAGGG is a window from the Glycine max cultivar Williams 82 chromosome 2, Glycine_max_v4.0, whole genome shotgun sequence genome containing:
- the LOC102669947 gene encoding uncharacterized protein — its product is MCPPPAKVNIKQAPKKPMSRNPRSTKCDLSYWEYVDAFESMQNSNSSVRRTTLSSEQPNQRTMMPMLDQFQPFMHDSIDKIVDVKADDNCGYRSVVGLLGMDEDSWSVVRYHLLKELGKFSEDYTRLFGGTKRFEELRM